The proteins below come from a single Cylindrospermopsis raciborskii Cr2010 genomic window:
- the psbO gene encoding photosystem II manganese-stabilizing polypeptide produces the protein MRYRALIIAFLALCLGLITACSDAPSSSSKDLLTYEEIRGTGLANKCPQLSEVSRGSINLESNQSYTISELCLEPTSYFVKEEPANKRQEAEFVPGRLLTRYTSTIDQVQGDLKINPDNSLTFVEKDGFDFQAITVKLPGGELVPFLFTIKDLVAQTQPNSTNINTSTDFEGKFKVPSYRGAAFLDPKGRGVVSGYDNAVALPAQSDADDLTRTNVKRTEILQGKISLQVSRVDNSTGEIAGTFESEQPSDTDLGAGEPKEVKIRGLFYGRVSTNS, from the coding sequence ATGAGATATCGTGCTTTAATAATTGCCTTCTTAGCTTTATGCTTGGGTCTGATCACCGCTTGCAGTGATGCTCCCTCATCCAGCAGCAAGGATCTACTAACTTATGAAGAAATTAGAGGAACTGGTTTAGCTAACAAGTGTCCTCAGTTATCAGAGGTTAGTCGTGGCTCTATTAATTTAGAAAGTAACCAGTCTTATACCATTAGTGAGCTTTGCTTAGAACCTACTAGTTACTTTGTCAAAGAAGAACCAGCTAATAAACGACAAGAAGCGGAATTTGTACCTGGTAGATTGTTGACTAGATACACATCCACCATTGACCAAGTGCAAGGGGACCTAAAAATAAATCCAGATAATAGTTTGACTTTTGTGGAAAAAGATGGTTTTGACTTCCAAGCTATTACCGTGAAACTACCTGGTGGCGAACTAGTACCTTTCCTATTTACTATTAAAGATTTAGTTGCACAAACACAACCTAACTCGACTAACATCAATACTTCCACTGACTTTGAAGGTAAGTTTAAGGTTCCTTCCTATCGTGGAGCTGCTTTCCTTGATCCTAAAGGTCGTGGGGTGGTAAGTGGCTATGACAATGCTGTGGCTTTACCAGCTCAATCCGATGCTGATGATTTAACTCGTACTAATGTGAAGCGCACAGAAATTCTCCAAGGCAAGATTTCTTTACAAGTATCTAGAGTGGACAATTCTACTGGTGAAATAGCTGGCACTTTCGAGAGTGAGCAACCCTCTGATACGGATTTGGGTGCTGGTGAGCCCAAGGAAGTGAAGATTCGCGGTTTATTCTATGGTCGCGTATCAACAAACAGTTAA
- a CDS encoding cell division protein FtsQ/DivIB yields MTDMLSVSRRDLLKRRQKLRRHRQMKILTGVWRILATSSIAGGMFWIILGPVWVITTPGQILMRSGNQLLPQKTVQRLLQFSYPQSLWRIKPAAIAQSLERQPIIAQAIVNRRLFPPGLNIEIQERVPVAMIQLSLKANATNCVSNSQVSSKKVTSPAIPCSQSPKGDDINLIDASGNLIPWEKYTAFNPQGKLPALKVLGSPEQYRPYWVPVYQAIQDNSLNVMEIDFRDPTNVIFKTELGTVHLGIPVVQLDQKIQRLREMGNLKAKFKSGEIVYIDLQSPDYPLVQLHQ; encoded by the coding sequence ATGACAGACATGTTATCGGTTTCTCGTCGGGATTTGCTCAAACGGAGACAAAAATTGCGTCGCCATAGACAGATGAAAATTCTCACAGGTGTTTGGCGAATTCTAGCCACTAGTAGCATTGCAGGGGGAATGTTTTGGATAATATTGGGACCTGTTTGGGTGATCACAACTCCCGGACAAATTTTGATGAGGTCGGGGAATCAACTACTACCCCAGAAAACAGTCCAAAGACTGCTGCAATTTTCTTATCCCCAGTCCCTATGGCGAATTAAACCTGCTGCAATTGCCCAATCCCTGGAAAGACAACCAATTATTGCCCAGGCAATAGTTAACCGTCGTTTGTTTCCACCTGGGTTAAATATTGAGATTCAAGAAAGAGTACCGGTAGCAATGATTCAACTTTCGTTAAAAGCTAATGCAACAAATTGTGTCTCCAATTCTCAGGTCTCTTCAAAAAAAGTCACCTCACCCGCAATTCCGTGTTCCCAAAGTCCCAAAGGTGATGATATAAATTTAATAGATGCCAGTGGAAACTTGATCCCCTGGGAAAAATATACCGCCTTCAATCCCCAGGGTAAATTACCTGCTTTGAAAGTATTAGGTTCACCAGAACAATATCGCCCTTACTGGGTTCCGGTGTATCAAGCCATCCAAGACAATTCTTTAAACGTAATGGAAATTGATTTTCGAGATCCGACAAATGTAATTTTCAAAACGGAATTAGGTACTGTACATTTGGGGATTCCCGTGGTGCAATTAGATCAGAAAATACAGAGGCTCAGGGAAATGGGTAATTTAAAAGCAAAATTTAAATCCGGGGAAATAGTGTATATTGATCTCCAAAGTCCTGATTACCCATTAGTACAATTGCATCAATAA
- the ftsZ gene encoding cell division protein FtsZ, with the protein MTLDNNQELTYKNSQSFGQPGLSLSVNSSNPFGGSGLNLGQGSDNTKMLEAKRIGEIVPGRVANIKVIGVGGGGGNAVNRMIESDVTGVEFWSINTDAQALTWANASSRLQIGQKLTRGLGAGGNPSIGQKAAEESRDEIATALEGADLVFITAGMGGGTGTGAAPIVAEVAKEMGALTVGVVTRPFVFEGRRRTSQAEQGIEGLKSRVDTLIIIPNNKLLEVIPEQTPVQEAFRYADDVLRQGVQGISDIITIPGLVNVDFADVRAVMADAGSALMGIGVSSGKSRAREAAIAAISSPLLESSIEGARGVVFNITGGSDLTLHEVNAAAETIYEVVDPNANIIFGAVIDDRLQGEVRITVIATGFTGEAPVPTPQTTISSRGSGTPAKKPAPQPPVNQPPQPTNLTPPPSNKLPDIPDFLQRRRPNPRNNE; encoded by the coding sequence ATGACACTTGATAATAACCAAGAGCTTACTTATAAAAACTCCCAATCTTTTGGACAACCGGGGTTATCCTTATCAGTTAATTCTAGTAATCCTTTTGGCGGTTCTGGGCTAAACTTAGGACAGGGTAGCGATAATACAAAGATGTTGGAAGCTAAACGGATTGGGGAAATTGTTCCTGGAAGGGTCGCCAATATTAAGGTAATTGGTGTTGGTGGTGGCGGAGGTAATGCAGTGAACCGGATGATTGAGTCTGATGTGACCGGGGTGGAGTTTTGGTCCATTAATACTGATGCTCAGGCTCTAACCTGGGCTAATGCATCAAGTCGTCTGCAAATCGGGCAAAAATTAACTAGGGGTCTAGGTGCTGGGGGTAATCCCTCCATTGGTCAAAAAGCAGCGGAGGAGTCCCGTGATGAAATTGCTACCGCTTTGGAGGGGGCAGATTTGGTATTTATTACTGCTGGTATGGGGGGTGGTACAGGTACGGGTGCTGCTCCCATAGTGGCGGAAGTAGCTAAGGAAATGGGTGCCCTGACAGTGGGGGTGGTTACCAGACCATTCGTCTTTGAGGGACGACGACGGACTAGTCAAGCAGAACAGGGTATTGAAGGATTGAAAAGTCGAGTAGATACTTTAATTATTATCCCTAATAATAAACTTTTGGAGGTAATACCTGAACAAACTCCCGTACAGGAGGCGTTCCGCTACGCTGATGATGTATTGCGTCAGGGGGTGCAGGGTATTTCTGATATTATCACAATCCCAGGTTTAGTCAATGTTGATTTCGCTGATGTGCGGGCAGTTATGGCTGATGCTGGATCTGCTTTGATGGGAATTGGTGTGAGTTCTGGAAAATCCAGGGCCCGGGAAGCAGCAATTGCAGCTATTTCATCACCTTTGCTAGAATCCTCCATTGAGGGTGCGAGGGGGGTAGTGTTTAATATTACCGGTGGCAGCGATCTCACACTTCATGAGGTGAATGCAGCTGCGGAAACTATTTATGAAGTAGTTGATCCCAATGCTAATATTATTTTTGGGGCGGTAATTGATGATAGACTACAAGGAGAGGTAAGAATTACTGTGATTGCCACTGGCTTTACCGGGGAAGCTCCCGTGCCCACCCCCCAGACTACTATTAGTTCTAGAGGGTCTGGTACACCAGCTAAAAAACCAGCACCTCAACCTCCGGTTAATCAACCACCACAACCAACTAACCTAACTCCCCCGCCCTCCAACAAGCTTCCCGACATACCCGACTTTTTACAAAGGAGACGTCCTAATCCCCGCAATAATGAGTGA
- the gshB gene encoding glutathione synthase — translation MKLAFIIDPIHQLDPCHDTSVALMEAAQILGHEVWITQVNLLNVIHGQAWALLQPIEITPVELVQGRWVAANPWYNLGQAVFAPLESMHAVFMRTDPPVNDSYLYATYILDYIDPGKTLVVNSPSGIRSANEKMYALQFKEAIPETIVSADKDVIRDFVEKKGTTVIKPLGNKAGEGILIVQAGDRNFNSIVEISTMRGRLPVMVQTYLPEAKNGDKRIILINGQPMGALNRLASGNDFRNNMAAGGTVAKTEITTREEEICQLLAHKLRQHGLIFVGIDIIGGYLTEVNVTSPTGIREIDRLNGTHVSREVLSLIIAGIRTSPL, via the coding sequence GTGAAATTAGCTTTTATTATTGATCCTATCCATCAGCTAGACCCCTGTCATGATACCAGTGTGGCCTTGATGGAAGCAGCACAAATCCTAGGACATGAGGTCTGGATAACTCAGGTTAACCTACTGAATGTTATCCACGGTCAAGCCTGGGCCCTACTTCAACCTATAGAAATAACTCCAGTCGAATTGGTGCAGGGACGTTGGGTAGCAGCAAATCCTTGGTATAATTTGGGTCAGGCTGTTTTTGCTCCCTTGGAATCTATGCACGCTGTATTTATGAGGACAGATCCCCCAGTTAATGATTCCTACCTCTATGCTACTTATATTTTAGACTACATTGATCCTGGCAAAACTCTGGTGGTTAACTCTCCTAGTGGTATCAGATCTGCTAATGAAAAAATGTATGCACTACAATTCAAAGAAGCAATTCCTGAAACTATTGTTAGTGCAGATAAAGATGTAATTCGGGACTTTGTGGAAAAAAAAGGCACAACAGTTATTAAGCCCTTAGGTAATAAGGCCGGGGAAGGAATACTAATTGTACAGGCAGGCGATCGCAATTTTAATTCCATAGTTGAGATTAGCACCATGCGGGGGCGATTACCAGTCATGGTGCAAACCTATTTGCCAGAGGCGAAAAATGGGGACAAGCGAATCATTTTAATTAATGGTCAACCTATGGGGGCGCTCAATCGTCTAGCTAGTGGCAATGATTTTCGCAATAACATGGCTGCGGGTGGCACAGTAGCAAAAACAGAAATCACCACCAGAGAGGAAGAAATTTGTCAACTATTAGCCCATAAACTGCGTCAGCATGGGTTAATTTTTGTTGGCATTGACATCATTGGTGGCTATTTGACGGAAGTCAATGTTACCAGTCCCACAGGAATCAGGGAAATAGACCGTCTCAATGGCACCCATGTATCTAGGGAAGTGTTGTCACTCATTATTGCGGGGATTAGGACGTCTCCTTTGTAA
- the grxC gene encoding glutaredoxin 3, producing MTAKVEIYTWSACPFCILAKGLLTSKGVQFTEYKIDGNEEARGKMAMRANGKRSVPQIFINDVHIGGCDDIHALDRRGGLDPLLQNSED from the coding sequence ATGACTGCAAAAGTAGAAATTTATACTTGGAGTGCTTGTCCATTTTGTATACTTGCCAAAGGCTTGCTTACATCTAAAGGGGTGCAATTTACCGAATACAAAATTGATGGGAATGAGGAAGCAAGGGGGAAAATGGCTATGCGGGCAAATGGAAAACGCTCTGTACCCCAAATTTTTATTAATGACGTCCACATTGGTGGTTGTGATGATATTCACGCCCTAGACCGTAGAGGGGGTCTGGATCCACTACTGCAAAATTCTGAGGACTAG
- the hflX gene encoding GTPase HflX: METIFGNLQGLKSSQLRQLQRLYHQRVPGNFITTSEFAQRLAAISTEINQPICSYINRKGKVIRVGVGTVRQTQIPPMEIPRYGAERLSGIRCIATNLKSEPPHEAALTAMLLQRLDALVILNLTGTGFTKRGGGATGYVKGVYLAHLVCNSTRLSFSPSSVMTVGESRSPDFHVSPPLSLDAIAQMDFLGLVEGLEAEFEREYVGQEVNGDHDRVIVVGVFTDDVSDQKFQDTIAELARLVDTAGGEVLESIQQKRSRIHPQTVIGQGKVQEVALTAQTQGANLIVFDRDLSPAQVRNLESQIGIRVVDRTEVILDIFAQRAQSGAGKLQVELAQLEYMLPRLTGRGRAMSRLGGGIGTRGPGETKLETERRAIQRRISRLQQEVNQLQAHRCRLRQKRQHREIPSVALVGYTNAGKSTLLNALTNAQVYTADQLFATLDPTTRRLVIPQGENHQVREALITDTVGFIHELPNSLMDAFRATLEEVTEADALIHLVDLSHPAWLSHIRSVREILAQMPITPGPALVVFNKIDRVNNEVLVSAREEFPLSVFISAGQRLGLETLRLRLSQLIEYALEPMIQEQGF; the protein is encoded by the coding sequence ATAGAGACTATTTTCGGAAATCTACAGGGTTTAAAATCCAGCCAACTCAGACAATTACAACGACTGTATCATCAGCGCGTACCAGGTAATTTTATTACTACATCTGAGTTTGCTCAAAGGCTGGCAGCAATTAGTACAGAAATAAACCAACCTATTTGCTCTTACATTAATCGTAAAGGAAAAGTGATTAGAGTTGGTGTAGGCACTGTGCGTCAAACTCAAATTCCTCCCATGGAAATTCCACGCTATGGTGCAGAAAGACTCAGTGGGATTCGCTGCATAGCAACAAATCTCAAATCAGAACCTCCCCATGAAGCAGCACTCACAGCAATGCTGTTACAGCGATTGGATGCTTTGGTCATTTTAAATCTTACGGGCACAGGATTTACAAAAAGAGGTGGGGGAGCAACTGGTTATGTTAAAGGGGTGTACTTAGCTCATTTGGTGTGTAATAGTACAAGACTGTCTTTTAGTCCGTCATCGGTTATGACTGTTGGGGAATCGAGATCTCCTGATTTTCACGTTTCACCTCCCCTAAGCTTAGATGCAATTGCCCAAATGGATTTTCTGGGTTTGGTAGAGGGTTTAGAGGCAGAATTTGAGCGGGAATATGTTGGACAGGAAGTAAATGGCGATCATGACCGAGTCATCGTCGTAGGAGTATTCACTGATGATGTAAGTGACCAAAAATTCCAAGATACTATAGCTGAGCTGGCTAGGTTAGTAGATACAGCAGGGGGAGAGGTGTTGGAAAGCATCCAGCAAAAGCGATCGCGCATTCATCCCCAAACGGTTATTGGTCAAGGAAAAGTCCAGGAGGTGGCTTTAACTGCTCAAACTCAGGGGGCCAATCTGATTGTTTTTGATCGGGATTTATCACCCGCTCAAGTACGAAACTTAGAATCCCAGATTGGTATTAGAGTAGTTGATCGTACAGAAGTAATATTGGATATATTTGCCCAGCGGGCTCAATCGGGAGCTGGGAAGTTACAAGTAGAACTAGCTCAACTGGAATATATGCTACCACGATTAACTGGTAGGGGGAGGGCTATGTCGCGGTTGGGAGGCGGAATAGGAACTCGTGGACCTGGTGAAACCAAACTAGAAACGGAAAGACGAGCCATTCAAAGACGTATTTCCCGACTACAACAGGAAGTTAACCAATTGCAGGCCCATCGTTGCCGTTTGCGTCAAAAACGACAACATCGGGAAATACCATCGGTGGCTTTGGTGGGATATACTAATGCGGGTAAGTCTACTCTACTTAACGCCCTAACTAATGCCCAGGTTTATACAGCTGATCAGCTATTTGCCACCCTTGACCCTACCACCCGTCGTTTAGTTATTCCCCAAGGGGAAAACCATCAAGTTCGGGAGGCCTTAATTACGGATACCGTGGGGTTTATCCATGAGTTGCCCAATTCTTTGATGGATGCCTTTCGTGCTACTTTGGAGGAAGTTACGGAAGCAGACGCCTTAATACATCTAGTTGATTTATCCCACCCTGCTTGGTTAAGTCATATTAGATCAGTACGAGAAATTCTAGCTCAAATGCCTATTACTCCTGGACCTGCTTTGGTTGTTTTTAATAAAATTGATCGGGTCAATAATGAAGTACTAGTTTCCGCACGGGAGGAATTTCCTTTGAGTGTGTTTATATCAGCTGGTCAGCGTTTGGGGTTGGAAACTCTCAGACTACGACTGTCACAGTTGATTGAATATGCTCTAGAACCAATGATACAAGAACAAGGATTTTAA
- a CDS encoding ATP-binding protein, with product MSQNAELLKNLYNAFNPFQPLSAGDPNYVDCQDVRGEADILEELGNRIQLARGNTCQLYSGHRGAGKSTELLRLKKYLEERQFYVIYFAADEEDIDSEDAHYTDILLACTRRLLKDLQQIGNPQPVINWLKERWQDLKDLALTEIHLEDMNIEMQITQFAKLTANLRAVPELRQQIREKVNPHTVTLIRVLNEFIGDAKKRLPSKQHQLAVIVDNLDRMILVKEGNRTNYEEVFLDRCEQLKSLDCHLIYTVPIAMVYSTRATDLRDIYGDPQVLPMVMVRTPQGEVYQPGLKRLTEVIGRRVRQFAPNISIETEIFDSPDTLEKLCLMSGGHVRNLLLLTQDAIGRTQDLPISERAVRRAITQARDTYRRAVENHQWYLLAEVSISKRILNDDQYRNLMFNRCLLEYRYLDKEGEIQRWYDIHPLIQGIQEFREALATLL from the coding sequence AAAAACCTTTATAATGCCTTTAACCCGTTCCAACCTCTGTCAGCAGGAGATCCTAACTATGTAGACTGTCAAGACGTCAGAGGTGAGGCAGATATTTTAGAGGAATTGGGAAATCGCATTCAGCTGGCACGGGGAAATACTTGTCAACTGTATTCTGGACACAGAGGAGCAGGTAAATCTACTGAATTACTAAGATTGAAGAAATATCTGGAAGAGAGGCAGTTTTACGTAATTTATTTTGCCGCCGATGAAGAGGATATAGATTCAGAGGATGCTCATTATACCGATATTCTTCTGGCTTGTACCCGCAGGTTACTTAAAGATTTACAACAAATAGGTAATCCTCAACCAGTAATAAACTGGCTGAAAGAGCGTTGGCAAGATCTAAAAGATTTAGCACTGACAGAAATTCATCTTGAGGATATGAACATAGAGATGCAAATTACTCAGTTTGCTAAGTTAACAGCTAACCTAAGAGCAGTCCCCGAATTACGTCAACAGATTCGAGAGAAGGTAAACCCCCACACGGTAACTTTAATTAGGGTGTTAAATGAATTTATTGGAGACGCGAAGAAACGATTGCCATCGAAACAACACCAATTAGCAGTAATTGTTGATAACTTAGATCGGATGATACTGGTCAAGGAAGGAAATCGGACTAATTATGAAGAGGTTTTTCTAGACCGGTGTGAGCAGCTCAAGTCTCTGGACTGTCACCTCATCTACACAGTTCCCATTGCTATGGTTTATTCCACTAGAGCTACTGATCTACGCGACATTTATGGTGATCCCCAAGTTTTACCAATGGTGATGGTGCGCACTCCTCAAGGAGAAGTTTATCAACCAGGTTTGAAAAGGTTAACCGAGGTAATTGGGAGACGAGTTCGGCAATTTGCACCAAATATATCTATAGAAACCGAAATTTTTGACAGTCCAGACACTTTGGAAAAACTTTGTTTAATGAGCGGAGGTCATGTCCGAAATCTATTACTATTGACCCAGGATGCCATTGGACGCACCCAAGATTTACCCATATCTGAAAGAGCAGTTCGACGAGCTATTACTCAAGCTAGAGATACCTACCGCCGTGCTGTAGAAAATCATCAATGGTATTTATTAGCAGAGGTATCCATTTCCAAACGCATCCTTAATGATGATCAGTATCGCAATCTAATGTTTAATCGTTGCTTATTAGAATATCGCTATTTGGATAAAGAAGGGGAAATACAGCGCTGGTATGATATTCACCCCCTGATTCAGGGAATCCAGGAATTTAGAGAAGCTCTAGCAACCCTTTTGTAA